The genomic DNA CAGAAATGTACCCTGTACTTCCCTACTGTAAAATTAGCTtctgttagctaattagctgagttagctgtgcagttagcaGTCCTAATAACTGACTCTCCCACCCGGGACTGAAAACCTCCTCCCGCTGGTCCAAATCTCCTGTGCTACAGACTCAATCACCACCTCCCTCCATGCTTCAAGCTCCAAGTCTGAGCTCATGGCTAACTCAAGTAACTAGCTAAGCAGCAAGTAAAGCTTCCTATCAGCAGGAAAAATAAATCCCAGTTATTTCCTTAATTAATTATGATCAAGCCTCACCAAAATCAGTGAATAGTTGTGTTTTTGGGACAGTAATCACTGAGCTCATGTCTCAGTTCTAAGTTTCTCTGTAAACTGTGTCTTACatcccagatagcaaaattgtTCTGGCCCAGATCTGTCCACATGATGGCACTGATGTCAGCCAAGAGCAAAACCAGGTCTGTTTAATATTTGGGCCACAGCTCATTCTGTTCTGGCGGGCTCCTTCTGGCGGCTCCTCCATCCTATCCCCTTTTATATATCATaaactaaaaatgtaattaatattTGGCCAAGGTATGCCTTATAAACAACACCATACTAATCCATTCTCCCTGCCAGTACTGAAGGAAACAACGATGTGAACAGTTCATCAGAGCCAGTAAACATCAGGTAAAAGTCTTGTTAAGATTAAAATTGAGAGGGCAGCCTGATAACATTATTCAAACAATAgttacaaacaacacaaacagactaAGATATATTTCAAAGGAGTATAGTCCACTCAGTTGGACAGCTCAGCATGTTCCCTTTATATTGCAGCCTCTTAATCTTGCAGGTTAGCTAGAAGCTCCTCGATTTGTCGGCACATtcggtttctgtttctgtctttaatcCTCTGCAGCGTTCGGATGCTGTTCTTGCGATAGGAAGACTGTAACGGTATCTCCGCTGCCCTCATGTGATACTCTATGGACTTGTAGCTCTCCTTTCGAATGAAATGTACATATTTTGCATAGCAGTTGTAAAGCATCTGTGCCTCTTCGGGATCCAGATCACTTTCTAGCAGTGGCTCGTATATCTCGTCAGCTTCAGCTTGGTGATTCGACTCTCCGTATATGTCAGCAAgaactatttttcttttaagtgaAGAGTGTGGGTACAGAGAAATCACTTCCCTGTAGAGACTGATTGCTCTGTTGATCACGCCGGTCTCCAGGGGATTGGACTTGTGTAACAAGATCTTCTTCTTGTAGCAGATTGCAGCACACCTCTTCAGATAACGTTCGTCGGGATGTCtttccagaacctcctctgccAAATCAATTGCCTCATCCATAGATACGTAGATTCTGTACAGCTTTAGTACTGGTTTGATACCACTGTAGCTGCTGACAGGCTTTCTTAAAACCTTTCGGGCTAACTCACGTACTTCATCTtgtattttttccccttttttcgcACATGCCTGGAGGTAAAGTGCAGCAAGGTACAAGTTCTCTGGATCATGTTCCTTGGCGATCTTCATTTTCTCAAAGATATCTGCCTCCAGCTTTTTGTTGCAGTATTTAAAAGCATTGACCAACGCTATCACATGGCTGGTGTGCCACTCCACCATGTCTGGCTGCATCCTGATGGCTCTCTGGAAGTAATTCACAGCCAGCTGCTTCTTGTCTTTGCTGAACTTCATCAGGGTCCAGGCTTTCTCAGCATAGATCTCTGGATGGAGCTCGTCCTGGGATGGAGATGGGTATTTATTCATCAGGGCGTCGACCTTTGACAGGTAAGCCTGACTCTCTGCTGGTTCTCCCAGGTGGTGGTGCAGCCAAGCCAGGTTCCCGTAGCTCACCAGTAACCAGGGACCCTCATCTGAGACGGTGTTTCTTATCTGGCGGAAGGCCTCTGCAGCCCTGCTGAAGAAACGCAGGGCCTCTTCGATGAATCCCAGCTGGTAGTGGATGTAACCTTGCAGGTTGTAAATGTGACCCAGCCAGCTGTAACCCTCCTCTGTGCCGATGTCCTGCAGCTTGTCCCTGAGACGGAAGAGTTTGGACCTGCTGGAGTCCAGATCCCAGGTGAAGTGGCACTGCAGGGCCTCCAGTTTGGACTCCAGTGTTGATTGAGCAGCACTGATGAAGAATTAATATCACAAATACAAAATGACATACAGAATACTGATGCCAAAAAAACGTTGTACTCaaacacaagtaaaaaaaatcatttgcaaacaaactgtgttcaCAAAAGCTCATGTCGTGATATCCTTTATACAAGCAacgaaaagagagaaagaaaggagtgtgtgggagggaaggaagaagagaaggaagaaacAATCACAGTGGGAAAAAGTATGAACAATTAAAGAAAGGGAGCATAAAGGACAGAAGTAACATAATCCATaatgtttaatatattaatGCAGGAGCAGAAACTCACCTCATCATCCAGCTGTCACTGGTCTTACTCTGGTTTCTGTTCTTTATGTacgctgctgctgactgtcatAATCAGTAATGTTTAACTTCTGTGGAGTTGTTAATGGCTTCATGTTAAACTCTGGATTTGGACTGTGGACTTCCTTTCCCACCAATAGAAAGCTGCAGCCACACGTCAGCCGACAATTTGCGTCACAAGAAGGAATGCATGTGGGGCTCACGCCACGGTATCTTGTCACTTCCGCTGTTTGACTTCGCTGTTGGCCTTTTGATTTGGAACGAAGTGATATATGTTACCGACGCTTAAAAGAATTCCAGTTT from Sparus aurata chromosome 11, fSpaAur1.1, whole genome shotgun sequence includes the following:
- the LOC115591012 gene encoding interferon-induced protein with tetratricopeptide repeats 2-like, whose protein sequence is MMSAAQSTLESKLEALQCHFTWDLDSSRSKLFRLRDKLQDIGTEEGYSWLGHIYNLQGYIHYQLGFIEEALRFFSRAAEAFRQIRNTVSDEGPWLLVSYGNLAWLHHHLGEPAESQAYLSKVDALMNKYPSPSQDELHPEIYAEKAWTLMKFSKDKKQLAVNYFQRAIRMQPDMVEWHTSHVIALVNAFKYCNKKLEADIFEKMKIAKEHDPENLYLAALYLQACAKKGEKIQDEVRELARKVLRKPVSSYSGIKPVLKLYRIYVSMDEAIDLAEEVLERHPDERYLKRCAAICYKKKILLHKSNPLETGVINRAISLYREVISLYPHSSLKRKIVLADIYGESNHQAEADEIYEPLLESDLDPEEAQMLYNCYAKYVHFIRKESYKSIEYHMRAAEIPLQSSYRKNSIRTLQRIKDRNRNRMCRQIEELLANLQD